The Ranitomeya imitator isolate aRanImi1 chromosome 3, aRanImi1.pri, whole genome shotgun sequence genome has a window encoding:
- the LOC138671430 gene encoding ankyrin repeat domain-containing protein 50-like isoform X1, producing MTSSDLRGRPFYCREWAFQRLQHCLEGLSGARAPGILITGAPGAGKTALCAEILWPSSEAGRSSRLSSRVLAYHFCQAHSHASLDPHHFIQNLVQQLQRSPLIIGYKGAADGATCGGDLHEIFKRVVLTPLAELPPPSQNLLLLVDSLDEVCCCCRSDGFSGDPGCTIVELLAAHHELLPPWLLMVCSSRRQNKAVTRMFTGFRRLCLDDLRKAHIVRDVQRYILCRLDLEAALRQHLTLDTAEMLNQLHIKSNGCFLFLERVLDGVSEGSILLREIRHIPGTLNGLYLWLCQRLFSGHQFCPVRTLLNVILAAPAPLSRPQLQNAVWTKQMEGWRAEEFSKTLASIAMLLRPQDRGQVLLFHHSFSEWLLDVKYCTQKYLCNVTDGHCMLAMSLSTRAPHLLPAEVAQLATHLLLADIRGLEPCHLALWLLWTEVPVSDCLASNVPLELEVLQLLLLARPKVDGASMVEESSSLKRTLERGVSLEFLLDTGGGLNQRDRSGRTLLAAAAHAGNLDAVKLMLSRGASLEATDEDGQTPLGLAAHQGHLPVVEFLLEHGARHDHGDSRGWSPLRASAWGGHTEVVESLLAFGAQPDTSGPNGRTALRAAAWGGHEGPVKALLKAGAEIDRADVEGRTPLMAAAYMGHCAVAELLLESGANVNTWDKEGRSALAVACLCAPTGQRHPQLISVLLEHGADPELLDMEGLTPLLVAAYEGQEEVAELLLEAGANPDRPGKDQMTPLLAAASGGHAETVRVLLLWGASADVSDKEGRSALQLAAATARGEEAVRALLHRGLNENHQDHLGWTALHWAACEGRRSVCRALLDGGAKVGLRDREGYTPLLLAAEEGHTGCVELLINRGSSVNQSGSDGMTALCFAALAGHKTTVELLLRKGADPDMKTTQGKPLLHLLALQGLTSIAKVLLEHGADAEGRDPDERTALHASCWQGDSDMAHLLLEVGRANCNAFDKEKRTPLHCAAWRGHVNIAQLLMEHGVFTDAQCSQGATPLCIAAQEGHHALAKVLLEEGHASPFHADYCGRTPINVAAKGGHTAIVHLLEAHGVPSYQGPVVRAPVKDAPGSQRADGGGDSWSTLSPVSTGSRSLDNSLKSSAGSVLTSSTYHSQATVPLDSLTFTQKVQQHSLPRSRSRQAVALSGMVGFPAFLASTCPGLIPDHEEEITICSQSPTSPDRELRRNGILTNPKYGSLTYAHFKAGDSMHSMDNTRPAPDSTAPDYAQSKSSSSGYSSSHAVGEIHGKIISSPKKVINITLEPWQPRVNAGSVYSPRNINPLVPFSRTTVDPMDPKNKPSNLLTSPTHKEDSVTTAGNPVDIVLSYSKKNPLRSPVKENQDHSPRRQDSSPISITTMDPQLHLKQAIKLQFEGRTCGFNYRKETPL from the exons GGTGGTCCTGACACCGCTGGCAGAGCTGCCGCCACCCTCGCAGAACCTCCTGCTCCTCGTGGATTCGCTGGATGAGGTTTGCTGCTGCTGTCGATCCGATGGCTTTTCTGGAGATCCTGGCTGTACCATAGTGGAGCTGCTGGCCGCTCACCACGAGCTTCTCCCCCCATGGCTACTAATGGTGTGCTCCTCGCGGAGGCAGAACAAGGCCGTCACCAGGATGTTCACAG GTTTCCGCAGACTCTGCCTGGACGACCTCCGTAAGGCCCACATTGTGCGTGACGTGCAGCGCTACATCCTGTGCCGCCTGGACCTGGAGGCGGCTCTGCGGCAGCACCTGACCCTGGACACGGCCGAGATGCTGAACCAGCTGCACATAAAGAGCAATGGCTGCTTCCTGTTCCTGGAGCGCGTGCTGGACGGCGTGTCGGAGGGGTCCATCCTCCTGCGAGAGATCCGCCACATCCCCGGAACGCTGAATGGCCTGTACCTGTGGCTGTGCCAGCGCCTCTTCTCGGGACACCAGTTCTGCCCGGTGCGGACGCTGCTGAACGTCATCTTGGCCGCTCCCGCTCCTCTGTCCCGGCCGCAGCTCCAAAATGCCGTGTGGACTAAACAGATGGAAGGGTGGAGGGCGGAGGAGTTCAGCAAGACCCTGGCATCCATCGCCATGCTGCTGCGCCCCCAGGATCGCGGCCAGGTGCTGCTCTTCCATCACAGCTTCTCGGAGTGGCTACTGGATGTGAAGTATTGTACCCAGAAGTACCTGTGTAACGTCACCGACGGGCACTGCATGCTCGCCATGAGCTTATCTACACGGGCACCACACCTGCTGCCAGCCGAGGTCGCCCAGCTGGCCACACATCTCCTCCTGGCTGACATTCGGGGGCTGGAGCCGTGTCACTTGGCTCTGTGGCTCCTGTGGACGGAGGTGCCGGTGTCGGACTGTTTGGCCTCTAATGTCCCTTTAGAGTTGGAGGTCTTACAGTTGCTTTTGTTAGCCCGGCCTAAAGTAGACGGAGCCTCCATGGTGGAGGAATCGAGTTCCCTGAAGAGAACCCTGGAACGAGGCGTTTCTCTGGAGTTCCTCTTAGACACCGGGGGTGGACTGAATCAGAGGGACAGGTCCGGGCGAACTCTGCTTGCGGCCGCGGCCCATGCTGGGAACCTGGACGCGGTGAAGCTGATGCTTTCCAGAGGAGCCAGTCTGGAGGCCACAGATGAAGATGGACAAACTCCTCTGGGGCTGGCTGCACACCAGGGGCACTTGCCGGTGGTGGAGTTTCTTCTTGAACACGGTGCACGGCATGACCATGGTGACAGTCGTGGTTGGAGCCCTCTACGTGCTTCTGCTTGGGGGGGCCACACTGAGGTAGTGGAGTCACTGCTTGCATTTGGGGCTCAGCCAGACACATCTGGTCCTAATGGACGCACTGCTCTGAGGGCAGCAGCGTGGGGTGGACACGAGGGTCCCGTCAAGGCTCTTCTGAAGGCTGGAGCAGAGATAGATCGTGCTGATGTGGAGGGCCGCACTCCGCTCATGGCGGCGGCATACATGGGCCATTGCGCAGTGGCTGAATTACTACTGGAATCAGGGGCTAATGTGAATACATGGGATAAAGAAGGACGATCTGCCCTGGCCGTTGCATGTCTCTGTGCACCCACCGGTCAGAGGCATCCACAACTGATATCTGTTTTGTTGGAACATGGGGCAGATCCAGAGCTGCTGGACATGGAAGGGTTAACCCCACTTCTGGTCGCTGCTTACGAGGGGCAAGAAGAAGTGGCAGAACTTCTCCTTGAAGCTGGGGCCAACCCGGATAGGCCTGGCAAGGACCAGATGACACCACTTTTGGCAGCTGCTTCTGGAGGACATGCTGAAACGGTGCGTGTGCTACTACTATGGGGCGCCTCCGCAGATGTCTCAGACAAAGAAGGGAGGTCGGCACTCCAACTGGCAGCAGCCACAGCTCGAGGAGAGGAGGCAGTGAGGGCCTTACTACATAGAGGCCTGAATGAGAATCATCAGGACCACCTGGGGTGGACAGCATTGCACTGGGCGGCCTGTGAGGGTCGGAGAAGTGTTTGCCGTGCCTTGTTAGATGGAGGAGCCAAGGTGGGACTGAGGGACAGAGAAGGGTACACACCTCTCCTCCTGGCAGCTGAAGAAGGGCACACAGGCTGTGTAGAACTGCTGATTAACCGAGGGTCCTCCGTCAACCAGAGTGGCAGTGATGGCATGACAGCTTTATGCTTTGCTGCTCTCGCAGGCCACAAAACCACGGTGGAGTTACTACTGAGGAAAGGAGCAGACCCTGACATGAAGACCACCCAAGGGAAGCCACTGCTGCACCTCTTGGCCCTGCAAGGACTTACAAGTATAGCAAAAGTTCTATTGGAGCACGGTGCTGATGCCGAAGGGAGAGACCCAGATGAACGCACGGCTTTGCATGCCTCCTGTTGGCAAGGGGACTCTGACATGGCTCATCTTCTTCTGGAGGTCGGTAGGGCTAATTGCAATGCTTTcgacaaagaaaagagaactccaCTTCACTGCGCCGCGTGGCGAGGCCATGTCAATATCGCCCAACTGCTGATGGAGCATGGGGTGTTCACTGATGCTCAGTGTTCCCAGGGAGCCACCCCTCTCTGTATAGCAGCTCAGGAGGGCCACCATGCCCTGGCCAAAGTTCTCCTGGAGGAAGGACATGCCAGCCCTTTCCATGCTGACTACTGTGGACGCACCCCTATAAACGTAGCAGCCAAAGGAGGGCACACAGCCATAGTTCATCTCTTGGAAGCTCATGGTGTGCCATCCTACCAAGGACCAGTGGTAAGGGCTCCAGTAAAGGATGCTCCTGGTAGTCAGCGAGCGGATGGTGGAGGTGACAGCTGGTCCACACTTTCACCTGTGTCGACAGGCAGCCGCTCACTCGACAACTCTCTGAAGAGCTCTGCGGGGTCTGTGCTGACATCATCCACATACCATTCCCAGGCCACCGTGCCCCTGGACAGCCTCACCTTTACCCAGAAGGTTCAGCAACACTCGCTACCACGAAGCCGCTCTCGACAAGCGGTTGCCCTCTCTGGCATGGTCGGTTTTCCTGCCTTCCTTGCCTCAACCTGTCCTGGACTAATACCTGATCATGAGGAGGAGATTACCATCTGTAGCCAAAGTCCGACTTCTCCTGATCGTGAGCTAAGGAGGAATGGGATACTCACCAACCCCAAATACGGGAGCCTGACTTACGCTCACTTCAAGGCCGGGGACAGCATGCACTCTATGGATAACACAAGACCCGCTCCTGACAGCACTGCACCAGACTATGCTCAAAGTAAAAGCAGCAGCTCGGGGTACTCCTCCAGCCACGCCGTGGGTGAGATCCACGGCAAAATCATCAGCTCGCCAAAGAAAGTAATAAACATCACACTTGAGCCCTGGCAACCTCGTGTGAATGCAGGCTCTGTCTACTCTCCACGAAACATTAATCCCCTGGTGCCTTTCTCCAGAACAACTGTAGATCCAATGGATCCTAAGAACAAACCATCAAACCTACTGACCTCACCTACACACAAGGAAGATTCAGTGACGACTGCTGGGAACCCTGTGGACATTGTTCTCTCCTATAGTAAGAAAAACCCTCTGAGATCTCCAGTGAAGGAGAACCAGGACCACTCCCCGAGGAGACAAGACTCCTCACCTATCTCCATCACCACTATGGACCCACAACTTCACCTCAAGCAGGCCATCAAACTGCAGTTCGAGGGCCGCACTTGTGGATTCAACTACAGGAAGGAGACACCACTGTGA
- the LOC138671430 gene encoding ankyrin repeat domain-containing protein 50-like isoform X2: MVCSSRRQNKAVTRMFTGFRRLCLDDLRKAHIVRDVQRYILCRLDLEAALRQHLTLDTAEMLNQLHIKSNGCFLFLERVLDGVSEGSILLREIRHIPGTLNGLYLWLCQRLFSGHQFCPVRTLLNVILAAPAPLSRPQLQNAVWTKQMEGWRAEEFSKTLASIAMLLRPQDRGQVLLFHHSFSEWLLDVKYCTQKYLCNVTDGHCMLAMSLSTRAPHLLPAEVAQLATHLLLADIRGLEPCHLALWLLWTEVPVSDCLASNVPLELEVLQLLLLARPKVDGASMVEESSSLKRTLERGVSLEFLLDTGGGLNQRDRSGRTLLAAAAHAGNLDAVKLMLSRGASLEATDEDGQTPLGLAAHQGHLPVVEFLLEHGARHDHGDSRGWSPLRASAWGGHTEVVESLLAFGAQPDTSGPNGRTALRAAAWGGHEGPVKALLKAGAEIDRADVEGRTPLMAAAYMGHCAVAELLLESGANVNTWDKEGRSALAVACLCAPTGQRHPQLISVLLEHGADPELLDMEGLTPLLVAAYEGQEEVAELLLEAGANPDRPGKDQMTPLLAAASGGHAETVRVLLLWGASADVSDKEGRSALQLAAATARGEEAVRALLHRGLNENHQDHLGWTALHWAACEGRRSVCRALLDGGAKVGLRDREGYTPLLLAAEEGHTGCVELLINRGSSVNQSGSDGMTALCFAALAGHKTTVELLLRKGADPDMKTTQGKPLLHLLALQGLTSIAKVLLEHGADAEGRDPDERTALHASCWQGDSDMAHLLLEVGRANCNAFDKEKRTPLHCAAWRGHVNIAQLLMEHGVFTDAQCSQGATPLCIAAQEGHHALAKVLLEEGHASPFHADYCGRTPINVAAKGGHTAIVHLLEAHGVPSYQGPVVRAPVKDAPGSQRADGGGDSWSTLSPVSTGSRSLDNSLKSSAGSVLTSSTYHSQATVPLDSLTFTQKVQQHSLPRSRSRQAVALSGMVGFPAFLASTCPGLIPDHEEEITICSQSPTSPDRELRRNGILTNPKYGSLTYAHFKAGDSMHSMDNTRPAPDSTAPDYAQSKSSSSGYSSSHAVGEIHGKIISSPKKVINITLEPWQPRVNAGSVYSPRNINPLVPFSRTTVDPMDPKNKPSNLLTSPTHKEDSVTTAGNPVDIVLSYSKKNPLRSPVKENQDHSPRRQDSSPISITTMDPQLHLKQAIKLQFEGRTCGFNYRKETPL, translated from the exons ATGGTGTGCTCCTCGCGGAGGCAGAACAAGGCCGTCACCAGGATGTTCACAG GTTTCCGCAGACTCTGCCTGGACGACCTCCGTAAGGCCCACATTGTGCGTGACGTGCAGCGCTACATCCTGTGCCGCCTGGACCTGGAGGCGGCTCTGCGGCAGCACCTGACCCTGGACACGGCCGAGATGCTGAACCAGCTGCACATAAAGAGCAATGGCTGCTTCCTGTTCCTGGAGCGCGTGCTGGACGGCGTGTCGGAGGGGTCCATCCTCCTGCGAGAGATCCGCCACATCCCCGGAACGCTGAATGGCCTGTACCTGTGGCTGTGCCAGCGCCTCTTCTCGGGACACCAGTTCTGCCCGGTGCGGACGCTGCTGAACGTCATCTTGGCCGCTCCCGCTCCTCTGTCCCGGCCGCAGCTCCAAAATGCCGTGTGGACTAAACAGATGGAAGGGTGGAGGGCGGAGGAGTTCAGCAAGACCCTGGCATCCATCGCCATGCTGCTGCGCCCCCAGGATCGCGGCCAGGTGCTGCTCTTCCATCACAGCTTCTCGGAGTGGCTACTGGATGTGAAGTATTGTACCCAGAAGTACCTGTGTAACGTCACCGACGGGCACTGCATGCTCGCCATGAGCTTATCTACACGGGCACCACACCTGCTGCCAGCCGAGGTCGCCCAGCTGGCCACACATCTCCTCCTGGCTGACATTCGGGGGCTGGAGCCGTGTCACTTGGCTCTGTGGCTCCTGTGGACGGAGGTGCCGGTGTCGGACTGTTTGGCCTCTAATGTCCCTTTAGAGTTGGAGGTCTTACAGTTGCTTTTGTTAGCCCGGCCTAAAGTAGACGGAGCCTCCATGGTGGAGGAATCGAGTTCCCTGAAGAGAACCCTGGAACGAGGCGTTTCTCTGGAGTTCCTCTTAGACACCGGGGGTGGACTGAATCAGAGGGACAGGTCCGGGCGAACTCTGCTTGCGGCCGCGGCCCATGCTGGGAACCTGGACGCGGTGAAGCTGATGCTTTCCAGAGGAGCCAGTCTGGAGGCCACAGATGAAGATGGACAAACTCCTCTGGGGCTGGCTGCACACCAGGGGCACTTGCCGGTGGTGGAGTTTCTTCTTGAACACGGTGCACGGCATGACCATGGTGACAGTCGTGGTTGGAGCCCTCTACGTGCTTCTGCTTGGGGGGGCCACACTGAGGTAGTGGAGTCACTGCTTGCATTTGGGGCTCAGCCAGACACATCTGGTCCTAATGGACGCACTGCTCTGAGGGCAGCAGCGTGGGGTGGACACGAGGGTCCCGTCAAGGCTCTTCTGAAGGCTGGAGCAGAGATAGATCGTGCTGATGTGGAGGGCCGCACTCCGCTCATGGCGGCGGCATACATGGGCCATTGCGCAGTGGCTGAATTACTACTGGAATCAGGGGCTAATGTGAATACATGGGATAAAGAAGGACGATCTGCCCTGGCCGTTGCATGTCTCTGTGCACCCACCGGTCAGAGGCATCCACAACTGATATCTGTTTTGTTGGAACATGGGGCAGATCCAGAGCTGCTGGACATGGAAGGGTTAACCCCACTTCTGGTCGCTGCTTACGAGGGGCAAGAAGAAGTGGCAGAACTTCTCCTTGAAGCTGGGGCCAACCCGGATAGGCCTGGCAAGGACCAGATGACACCACTTTTGGCAGCTGCTTCTGGAGGACATGCTGAAACGGTGCGTGTGCTACTACTATGGGGCGCCTCCGCAGATGTCTCAGACAAAGAAGGGAGGTCGGCACTCCAACTGGCAGCAGCCACAGCTCGAGGAGAGGAGGCAGTGAGGGCCTTACTACATAGAGGCCTGAATGAGAATCATCAGGACCACCTGGGGTGGACAGCATTGCACTGGGCGGCCTGTGAGGGTCGGAGAAGTGTTTGCCGTGCCTTGTTAGATGGAGGAGCCAAGGTGGGACTGAGGGACAGAGAAGGGTACACACCTCTCCTCCTGGCAGCTGAAGAAGGGCACACAGGCTGTGTAGAACTGCTGATTAACCGAGGGTCCTCCGTCAACCAGAGTGGCAGTGATGGCATGACAGCTTTATGCTTTGCTGCTCTCGCAGGCCACAAAACCACGGTGGAGTTACTACTGAGGAAAGGAGCAGACCCTGACATGAAGACCACCCAAGGGAAGCCACTGCTGCACCTCTTGGCCCTGCAAGGACTTACAAGTATAGCAAAAGTTCTATTGGAGCACGGTGCTGATGCCGAAGGGAGAGACCCAGATGAACGCACGGCTTTGCATGCCTCCTGTTGGCAAGGGGACTCTGACATGGCTCATCTTCTTCTGGAGGTCGGTAGGGCTAATTGCAATGCTTTcgacaaagaaaagagaactccaCTTCACTGCGCCGCGTGGCGAGGCCATGTCAATATCGCCCAACTGCTGATGGAGCATGGGGTGTTCACTGATGCTCAGTGTTCCCAGGGAGCCACCCCTCTCTGTATAGCAGCTCAGGAGGGCCACCATGCCCTGGCCAAAGTTCTCCTGGAGGAAGGACATGCCAGCCCTTTCCATGCTGACTACTGTGGACGCACCCCTATAAACGTAGCAGCCAAAGGAGGGCACACAGCCATAGTTCATCTCTTGGAAGCTCATGGTGTGCCATCCTACCAAGGACCAGTGGTAAGGGCTCCAGTAAAGGATGCTCCTGGTAGTCAGCGAGCGGATGGTGGAGGTGACAGCTGGTCCACACTTTCACCTGTGTCGACAGGCAGCCGCTCACTCGACAACTCTCTGAAGAGCTCTGCGGGGTCTGTGCTGACATCATCCACATACCATTCCCAGGCCACCGTGCCCCTGGACAGCCTCACCTTTACCCAGAAGGTTCAGCAACACTCGCTACCACGAAGCCGCTCTCGACAAGCGGTTGCCCTCTCTGGCATGGTCGGTTTTCCTGCCTTCCTTGCCTCAACCTGTCCTGGACTAATACCTGATCATGAGGAGGAGATTACCATCTGTAGCCAAAGTCCGACTTCTCCTGATCGTGAGCTAAGGAGGAATGGGATACTCACCAACCCCAAATACGGGAGCCTGACTTACGCTCACTTCAAGGCCGGGGACAGCATGCACTCTATGGATAACACAAGACCCGCTCCTGACAGCACTGCACCAGACTATGCTCAAAGTAAAAGCAGCAGCTCGGGGTACTCCTCCAGCCACGCCGTGGGTGAGATCCACGGCAAAATCATCAGCTCGCCAAAGAAAGTAATAAACATCACACTTGAGCCCTGGCAACCTCGTGTGAATGCAGGCTCTGTCTACTCTCCACGAAACATTAATCCCCTGGTGCCTTTCTCCAGAACAACTGTAGATCCAATGGATCCTAAGAACAAACCATCAAACCTACTGACCTCACCTACACACAAGGAAGATTCAGTGACGACTGCTGGGAACCCTGTGGACATTGTTCTCTCCTATAGTAAGAAAAACCCTCTGAGATCTCCAGTGAAGGAGAACCAGGACCACTCCCCGAGGAGACAAGACTCCTCACCTATCTCCATCACCACTATGGACCCACAACTTCACCTCAAGCAGGCCATCAAACTGCAGTTCGAGGGCCGCACTTGTGGATTCAACTACAGGAAGGAGACACCACTGTGA